In the Juglans microcarpa x Juglans regia isolate MS1-56 chromosome 6D, Jm3101_v1.0, whole genome shotgun sequence genome, one interval contains:
- the LOC121236116 gene encoding GDSL esterase/lipase At5g55050-like, with product MANSNIVLLLINFHLIFLSSLNFSEAQLAPAVFIFGDSLVDVGNNNYLKNTVVKANFLPHGIDYPGMKPTGRFCNGKNVADFIAERAGLPSSPPYLSLVSRPGKIDNATSLLTGANFASAAAGILNNTGIALYKELIPLATQVDYFATVSEELKQQLGPSAAQKRFAKSVFVIVTGSNDIIYYVPFADPSGKYNTQQQRMDFVLDTLEEQLRRLYDYGARKFVVTGVSALGCCPFLRAWDEGGVCNEVVNSLTVTFNEGIEPMLRKLKSEVKDMSYTYCDSYGILQNLIQNAKLYGFDENKAACCGQGNYRGKLTCMRTSPYCSNRSDYLFWDPFHPTEAGQRILVDNIFDGPSKYTFPLTVRQLIAL from the exons ATATTTGGAGATTCTCTAGTAGACGTGGGCAACAACAACTACCTGAAGAATACAGTTGTCAAAGCAAATTTCCTCCCGCATGGAATCGACTATCCCGGCATGAAACCTACCGGGAGGTTTTGCAACGGCAAGAATGTTGCAGACTTCATTG CTGAGAGAGCGGGGTTGCCTTCTTCACCACCATATCTCTCCTTGGTATCCAGGCCTGGCAAGATCGACAACGCGACGTCGTTGCTAACTGGTGCAAACTTCGCCTCCGCGGCTGCTGGAATCCTTAACAATACAGGAATAGCACTTTAT AAAGAGTTAATACCTTTGGCGACACAAGTAGACTACTTTGCAACGGTATCTGAAGAGTTGAAGCAACAGCTAGGACCCTCTGCTGCGCAGAAGCGTTTTGCTAAATCTGTCTTCGTGATTGTGACTGGAAGCAACGATATCATCTATTACGTGCCGTTTGCTGATCCCAGCGGCAAGTACAACACCCAACAGCAGCGCATGGATTTCGTACTTGATACACTAGAAGAACAATTAAGG CGTCTATATGATTACGGTGCACGTAAGTTTGTGGTTACGGGGGTCTCCGCACTCGGGTGCTGCCCGTTTCTGAGGGCTTGGGACGAAGGAGGTGTATGCAACGAAGTAGTGAACTCCCTAACTGTAACGTTCAATGAAGGCATTGAGCCGATGTTGCGGAAATTGAAATCAGAAGTCAAGGATATGAGCTACACTTACTGCGATTCGTACGGTATATTGCAAAACTTAATCCAGAACGCAAAACTTTATG GATTTGATGAGAATAAAGCTGCATGTTGTGGACAAGGGAACTATCGTGGTAAACTTACTTGCATGCGAACTTCGCCCTATTGTTCCAACAGAAGCGACTACCTCTTCTGGGACCCATTCCATCCTACAGAGGCCGGTCAGCGCATCCTTGTAGACAACATTTTTGACGGTCCTTCAAAATACACATTTCCGTTGACTGTGCGGCAGCTAATTGCTTTGTAG